One Drosophila subobscura isolate 14011-0131.10 chromosome U, UCBerk_Dsub_1.0, whole genome shotgun sequence DNA window includes the following coding sequences:
- the LOC117902192 gene encoding probable phosphorylase b kinase regulatory subunit beta isoform X4, translated as MRNVPKSLGLSVTTPGGSLGAPDSGISTSGRHNSLEDINLDQFLKTSNYEDTVKQLDIYYGIVKRQLLRYQSPITGLFPVMSTDQVVGSVRDSVYCAAAVWSLYQAYRRIDDDRGKSYELGQSTVKCMRGILECWVKQASRVELFKQRQSNTHALHSKFQLHTGEKIYPDEFYNHLQIDCVSLYLLFLVQMITSGLQIIYTHDEVAFVQNLVYYVERAYRTPDFGMWERGSKYNNGTPEIHASSIGMAKSALEAINGCNLFGEKGASWSVVYVDIDAHNRNRSIFETMLPRESSSKGVDASLLLTLSFPAFASHEDRLVEQTKLNVVNRLRSKMGFKRFTRDGFLSKNEDKTRRYYHSGELKEFEGLECEWPLFFIAMIIDGVFKNNNEQIEEFQNDLRRCLRTDANGDPVVTMYYAPDGDGSYMRAPSQSLFLWGQSFFIIAQLLTAGLLHINELDPIRRYLPSYNRPRRAGRYSAFQGTATDLVVQIVLIAESMRLQAMMATYGIQTQTPHEVEPVQIWSSTELIKVYQHLGVNNKVGLSGRPSRPVGSLGTSKVYRICGMTVLCYPLIFEVSDFYLYRDMALLIDDIKTELQFVGKYWRLSGRPTVCLLIREEHMRDPQFKEMLDLLAMLKKGYCDGMKVRIGRLQNLISSSCIEHLDFMNQSDLTDNENAFSQINHEYIGYQSLTDVPKALTYVEEKISVAHFDSKPTPDIIHALRNTDSIYCLCQLWGILLNREGPNFEVNGLNVSTALTQLYHRAGSLRYWRAVRYCSSLLHHIVDSISPFITTVLVNGKELTVGIIGQKETVFDKPMTPAEIQNVMYTSVQPYDVIQAVLQQEVVLYCGRLIATNPPMFRGILKIRIGWVLEAMRIYLQISGQQSIDVDNLSPFQVRILLQKVLTVSEWAVEEKLTTLQRRQLEGCLCRVPKHFYNKIWEILQRTPQGILTQGHHLPATPTLTNMSRGELTFNLLVEETLICIDRPERRQITVELLCIVATILNRNPELHFKQALDLDGIVAEAFAMYCKDNNIHHPQPQPQQAKHEDLVTFYSLPYSETTGYLARAAVNKVLQGGIFSTNDEDVQIDGDRLHDDNCKVS; from the exons ATGCGGAATGTGCCGAAATC ACTCGGTCTCTCCGTCACAACTCCAGGCGGCAGCTTGGGAGCTCCGGACAGTGGCATATCTACAAGTGGACGCCACAACAGTTTGGAGGATATAAATCTGGATCAGTTTCTAAAGACATCCAACTACGAGGACACTGTAAAGCAGCTGGACATTTACTATGGCATCG TAAAGCGGCAGTTATTGCGCTATCAGAGCCCCATCACTGGCCTGTTCCCGGTGATGAGCACCGATCAGGTGGTGGGCTCGGTGCGCGACAGTGTCTACTGCGCCGCCGCCGTGTGGAGTTTGTACCAGGCCTACAGACGCATCGACGATGACCGCGGCAAGTCCTACGAGCTGGGCCAGAGCACTGTCAAGTGCATGCGCGGCATATTGGAATGCTGGGTGAAGCAGGCCTCGCGGGTGGAGCTCTTCAAGCAGCGCCAGTCCAACACACATGCCCTACACAGCAAGTTCCAGCTGCATACAGGGGAGAAGATCTACCCGGATGAGTTTTATAACCATCTGCAAATCGATTGC GTGTCTCTCTATTTATTGTTCCTAGTCCAGATGATAACCTCTGGCCTGCAGATCATCTACACCCACGACGAGGTGGCGTTTGTCCAGAATTTGGTTTACTATGTGGAGCGTGCCTATCGCACGCCAGACTTTGGCATGTGGGAGCGAGGCTCCAAGTACAACAATGGCACGCCCGAGATCCATGCCTCATCCATTGGCATGGCCAAGTCCGCCTTGGAGGCCATCAATGGATGCAACTTGTTCGGCGAGAAGGGAGCATCGTGGAGCGTGGTGTATGTAGATATCGATGCTCACAATCGCAACCGCAGTATTTTCGAGACCATGCTGCCCCGTGAGTCCAGCTCAAAG GGCGTGGATGCCTCGCTGCTTCTGACCCTCTCCTTCCCAGCCTTTGCCTCACACGAAGATCGGCTGGTGGAACAGACTAAACTGAATGTGGTCAATCGGCTACGGAGCAAAATGGGCTTTAAACGCTTCACCCGCGACGGATTCCTCAGCAAGAACGAGGACAAAACGCGTCGCTACTATCACTCCGGGGAGCTAAAAGAGTTTGAGGGCCTTGAATGCGAGTGGCCGCTCTTCTTCATAGCCATGATCATCGATGGAGTgttcaaaaacaacaacgaacagATCGAAGAGTTCCAAAATGATCTGCGCCGCTGCCTGCGCACTGATGCCAACGGAGATCCCGTGGTGACCATGTACTACGCACCCGATGGGGACGGCTCCTACATGCGTGCCCCCTCGCAGTCGCTGTTCCTTTGGGGCCAGTCCTTCTTCATCATTGCGCAGCTGCTCACCGCTGGCCTTCTGCACATCAATGAACTGGATCCCATTCGTCGCTACTTGCCCAGCTATAATCGTCCCAGGCGAGCGGGTCGATATTCAGCCTTTCAG GGCACTGCCACTGATCTAGTGGTGCAGATTGTCCTGATTGCAGAATCCATGCGGCTGCAGGCCATGATGGCCACCTACGGAATTCAAACACAGACGCCACACGAA gTGGAACCTGTGCAGATTTGGAGCTCTACGGAGCTCATCAAAGTGTATCAGCATCTGGGTGTCAACAACAAAGTTGGCTTGTCGGGACGCCCCTCACGGCCCGTGGGCTCTCTTGGCACGAGCAAAGTGTATCGCATCTGCGGCATGACAGTGCTCTGCTACCCCTTGATCTTTGAGGTCTCCGACTTCTATCTGTACCGGGATATGGCGTTACTTATCGACGACATCAAGACGGAGCTGCAGTTCGTGGGCAAGTACTGGCGGCTGTCGGGCAGGCCCACCGTGTGTCTGCTGATACGCGAGGAGCACATGCGCGATCCACAGTTCAAGGAGATGCTCGACCTGCTGGCCATGCTCAAGAAAGGCTACTGCGATGGCATGAAAGTACGCATTGGGCGACTTCAGAACCTGATCAGCAGCTCATGCATTGAGCATCTGGACTTTATGAACCAGAGCGATCTGACGGACAACGAGAACGCTTTCTCCCAGATAAACCACGAGTACATTGGCTACCAGTCGCTGACGGATGTGCCCAAAGCGTTGACCTATGTGGAGGAAAAGATTTCCGTGGCG CACTTTGACAGCAAGCCCACTCCGGACATCATCCATGCCCTGCGAAACACCGATTCCATTTACTGCCTGTGCCAACTGTGGGGAATTCTGCTCAACCGCGAGGGTCCTAACTTCGAAGTGAATGGTCTAAATGTGAGCACAGCCCTCACCCAACTCTATCATCGCGCTGGTTCACTTCGGTACTGGCGTGCTGTGCGCTACTGCTCCTCCCTGCTCCATCATATTGTGGACTCCATCAGTCCGTTTATCACCACTGTGCTGGTGAATGGCAAGGAACTGACAGTGGGCATCATTGGCCAAAAGGAGACGGTGTTCGACAAGCCCATGACCCCGGCAGAGATTCAGAATGTCATGTACACCAGTGTCCAGCCCTACGATGTCATTCAGGcggtgctgcagcaggaggttGTTCTGTACTGTGGCCGTCTGATAGCCACCAATCCGCCCATGTTCCGTGGCATACTTAAAATCCGCATTGGCTGGGTTCTGGAGGCCATGAGAATCTACTTGCAAATATCCGGACAGCAGAGCATCGACGTGGACAACCTGTCGCCGTTCCAGGTGCGCATCCTTCTGCAGAAAGTACTTACAGTCAGCGAATGGGCTGTGGAAGAAAA ACTTACCACACTACAACGCCGTCAGCTGGAGGGCTGCCTGTGCCGGGTACCCAAACATTTCTATAACAAAATTTGGGAGATTCTTCAGCGCACGCCTCAGGGCATCCTGACGCAGGGCCATCACTTGCCAGCGACGCCCACACTGACCAACATGAGCCGCGGCGAGCTGACCTTCAATTTGCTGGTTGAGGAGACTCTGATTTGCATTGACCGTCCGGAAAGGCGTCAAATAACTGTGGAACTGCTGTGCATCGTGGCAACCATCCTCAATCG caACCCTGAGCTGCACTTCAAGCAAGCACTCGACTTGGATGGCATTGTGGCCGAGGCCTTTGCCATGTACTGCAAGGACAACAACATACATCAtccccagcctcagccacagcaggcCAAGCACGAGGATCTAGTTACGTTCTACTCGCTGCCCTACTCAGAGACTACAGGCTACCTGGCACGTGCTGCTGTCAACAAAGTTCTCCAGGGCGGAATATTCTCTACCAACGATGAAGATGTTCAAATCGATGGCGATCGTCTGCACGACGACAACTGCAAGGTGTCCTAA